One Methylobacterium sp. AMS5 genomic region harbors:
- a CDS encoding glycosyltransferase family 4 protein: protein MHVVLVLDHAHINGGQAKVALDSAVGLRQRGHRVTVFAAVGPVDPRLAESGARVVCLGQDDIASTTNKLAFAAQAIWNRSATARLAAELTLCDPRDTLVHVHAFAKALSPSIGTAIRRSGLPCLYTMHEFFLVCPNGGFYEYPADRICHRTPMSAACLTTNCDARSYPRKLLRVVRHLGLEHVAGLPNLFRHVVTISALQERVIAPLLPPRTVFHRIDNPISVERQPPAHEGRGDVLFVGRISTEKGAPVFAEAARRAGLRPVFVGDGPNAAELKARYPEAVMLGWKAGPEVQALMRRARALVFPSIWYEGQPLTVYEALACGCPVIVSDACAGREAVEDGENGFWFRSGDAGALAAHLTRLSDDALAARMAERAYERYWSAPLSVDAHLDRLEQVYGLVMREAPAFRPVEGPGLRGAASAGL from the coding sequence CTCTCGATTCCGCCGTGGGCCTGCGCCAGCGCGGCCACCGGGTCACGGTGTTCGCCGCGGTCGGCCCGGTCGATCCCCGGCTCGCCGAGAGCGGGGCGCGGGTGGTCTGCCTCGGGCAGGACGACATCGCCTCCACCACCAACAAGCTCGCTTTTGCCGCCCAGGCGATCTGGAACCGTAGCGCCACCGCCCGCCTCGCCGCGGAACTGACGCTGTGCGATCCCCGCGACACGCTGGTGCATGTCCACGCCTTCGCCAAGGCCCTCTCGCCCTCGATCGGCACGGCGATCCGGCGCTCGGGTCTGCCGTGCCTCTACACGATGCACGAGTTCTTCCTCGTCTGCCCCAATGGCGGCTTCTACGAATATCCGGCCGACCGGATCTGCCACCGCACCCCGATGTCGGCGGCCTGCCTCACCACGAATTGCGACGCGCGCTCCTACCCGCGCAAGCTCCTGCGGGTGGTGCGCCATCTCGGCCTGGAACACGTCGCCGGCCTGCCCAACCTGTTCCGCCATGTGGTCACGATCAGCGCGCTCCAAGAGCGGGTGATCGCGCCGCTCCTGCCTCCGCGCACGGTGTTCCACCGGATCGACAACCCGATCTCGGTCGAGCGGCAGCCGCCTGCGCACGAGGGACGCGGTGATGTCCTGTTCGTCGGCCGCATCTCGACGGAGAAGGGCGCGCCGGTCTTCGCCGAGGCGGCGCGGCGGGCCGGACTCCGCCCGGTTTTCGTCGGCGACGGTCCGAACGCGGCGGAACTGAAGGCGCGCTATCCCGAGGCGGTGATGCTCGGCTGGAAGGCCGGGCCCGAGGTGCAGGCCCTGATGCGGCGCGCCCGTGCCCTGGTGTTCCCGAGCATCTGGTACGAGGGCCAGCCCCTCACGGTCTACGAAGCGCTCGCCTGCGGCTGCCCGGTCATCGTCTCCGATGCCTGCGCCGGGCGCGAGGCGGTGGAGGACGGCGAGAACGGGTTCTGGTTCCGCTCGGGCGATGCCGGTGCGCTCGCCGCCCATCTCACGCGGCTGTCGGACGACGCGCTCGCCGCCCGCATGGCCGAGCGCGCCTACGAGCGCTACTGGTCGGCGCCGCTCAGCGTCGATGCGCATCTCGACCGGCTGGAGCAGGTCTACGGCCTCGTGATGCGCGAGGCGCCTGCTTTTCGCCCAGTCGAGGGACCGGGCTTGCGCGGCGCGGCGTCCGCCGGCCTGTGA
- a CDS encoding EAL domain-containing protein — translation MPAYDAVVLGRLGRLADRCALVATREGRAERILWGGPGFRDWFDDEIRDRPLVQMPDEIRRPIEEIGVAALRTGEPARARCDRITDGVVTTWNLVGVPLANGSGTPLLLVHVDGEGVRTEPMQAMFGATGQGLMALGAIREASGAVADFKIVALNQGAAEILGRPVASLQWQRLGDLVPARLGVTQRLSGVLGCTDRATFELAVPRADGTTLHLKVEAQAIGDLVAVAMTDVGDIKAREASFRFLFESNPLPMWLVDQDSARFVAVNEAAVAHYGYSREAFLARGLPDLSAAGSCGFARDGRLHHHRRADGSLIEVTLFERSLAFEGRPAVLGAAIDVTEQRRAEARITHMAHHDALTGLPNRALFTTRLAEVIAEQARTGAGAALLCLDLDKFKLVNDTLGHPAGDALLRAVADRVTACLRGEDLVARLGGDEFAVLLRTPDAATVSAVAGRIIEALSRPVRLGDRECQIGVSVGIACLPEHGTDSDTLLRHADLALYRAKADGGSIAHCFEAAMDSWDRSRRRREADLHEAFARGDLALAYQPVVGVRSRAIVGFEALLRWHHPVEGAIPPAEFVPLAEESGLIVPIGAWVLRQACAEASLWADPVRIAVNLSPVQFRDPGLVATVREALALSGLAPHRLELEVTESLLLAASEANVATLHALRDLGVRIAMDDFGTGYCSLSYLQKFPFDKIKIDRSFVRRLGEDPHSTAIVQAVIGLGASLGIVTVAEGVETEAQFAHLRAKGCEEVQGYLFGRPIGRPIGRSMGRPSPGPQAVGPIRREPDVAA, via the coding sequence ATGCCGGCTTACGATGCCGTCGTCCTGGGCAGGCTCGGCCGCCTGGCCGACCGCTGCGCCCTGGTCGCCACCCGCGAAGGCAGGGCCGAGCGCATCCTCTGGGGTGGTCCGGGATTTCGCGACTGGTTCGACGACGAGATCCGCGACCGGCCGCTCGTGCAGATGCCCGACGAGATCCGCCGGCCGATCGAGGAGATCGGGGTCGCCGCCCTGCGCACCGGCGAGCCGGCCAGGGCCCGATGCGACCGCATCACCGATGGTGTCGTCACCACTTGGAATCTCGTCGGCGTCCCGCTCGCCAACGGCAGCGGAACGCCGCTCCTCCTCGTCCACGTCGATGGTGAGGGCGTGCGCACCGAGCCGATGCAGGCGATGTTCGGCGCGACAGGCCAGGGCCTGATGGCGCTCGGCGCGATCCGCGAGGCATCGGGTGCGGTCGCGGACTTCAAGATCGTCGCCCTCAATCAGGGCGCCGCGGAGATCCTCGGGCGGCCGGTTGCGAGCCTGCAGTGGCAGCGGCTGGGCGATCTCGTCCCGGCGCGGCTCGGCGTGACGCAACGGCTGTCGGGCGTCCTGGGATGCACCGATCGGGCGACGTTCGAACTCGCGGTGCCGCGCGCCGACGGGACGACGCTGCACCTGAAGGTGGAGGCGCAGGCCATCGGCGATCTCGTCGCCGTCGCCATGACCGATGTCGGGGACATCAAGGCGCGCGAGGCCTCGTTCCGCTTCCTGTTCGAGAGCAATCCGCTGCCGATGTGGCTGGTCGATCAGGATTCGGCCCGTTTCGTCGCCGTGAACGAGGCGGCGGTCGCCCATTATGGCTACAGCCGCGAAGCCTTCCTGGCCCGGGGCCTGCCGGACCTGTCGGCGGCCGGATCGTGCGGATTCGCCCGCGACGGCCGCCTGCACCATCATCGTCGGGCCGACGGCTCGTTGATCGAAGTGACGCTGTTCGAGCGCAGCCTTGCCTTCGAGGGCCGGCCGGCGGTGCTCGGCGCGGCCATCGACGTCACCGAGCAGCGCCGCGCCGAGGCGCGCATCACCCACATGGCCCACCACGATGCGCTGACGGGCCTGCCGAACCGGGCGCTGTTCACGACCCGCCTCGCGGAAGTGATCGCCGAGCAGGCCCGCACCGGCGCGGGCGCCGCCCTGCTCTGCCTCGACCTCGACAAGTTCAAGCTCGTCAACGACACCCTCGGCCACCCGGCGGGCGACGCACTGCTCCGAGCGGTGGCGGACCGGGTCACGGCGTGCCTGCGTGGGGAGGATCTGGTCGCACGCCTCGGCGGCGACGAGTTCGCGGTGCTGCTGCGCACCCCCGACGCCGCGACCGTGTCCGCCGTCGCCGGCCGGATCATCGAGGCGTTGTCACGTCCGGTCAGGCTCGGCGACCGGGAGTGCCAGATCGGCGTGAGCGTCGGCATCGCATGCCTGCCCGAGCACGGAACCGATTCCGACACCCTGCTGCGCCACGCCGACCTCGCTCTCTACCGGGCGAAGGCGGATGGCGGCAGCATCGCCCATTGTTTCGAGGCGGCGATGGACAGTTGGGACCGGTCCCGACGCCGACGGGAGGCCGACCTGCACGAGGCCTTCGCCCGGGGCGATCTCGCGCTCGCCTACCAACCGGTCGTGGGCGTCCGCTCGCGGGCGATCGTCGGGTTCGAGGCGCTGCTGCGCTGGCACCATCCTGTCGAGGGGGCGATCCCGCCGGCCGAATTCGTGCCGCTCGCCGAGGAATCGGGCCTGATCGTCCCGATCGGCGCCTGGGTCCTGCGGCAAGCCTGCGCCGAGGCGAGCCTGTGGGCCGATCCGGTTCGGATCGCGGTGAACCTCTCGCCGGTGCAGTTCCGCGATCCCGGCCTCGTCGCGACGGTGCGCGAGGCGCTTGCCCTTTCCGGGCTCGCACCACATCGCCTCGAACTGGAGGTGACCGAATCGCTGCTGCTGGCCGCGAGCGAGGCCAACGTCGCGACGCTGCATGCCCTGCGGGATCTCGGCGTCCGGATTGCGATGGACGATTTCGGAACGGGCTATTGCTCGTTGAGCTACTTGCAGAAGTTTCCCTTCGACAAGATCAAGATCGACCGCTCGTTCGTAAGGCGACTCGGCGAGGATCCGCACTCGACCGCGATCGTGCAGGCGGTGATCGGCCTCGGCGCAAGCCTCGGCATCGTCACCGTGGCCGAGGGTGTCGAGACTGAAGCCCAGTTCGCCCATTTGCGGGCCAAGGGCTGCGAGGAGGTGCAGGGCTATTTGTTCGGTCGGCCCATCGGTCGGCCCATCGGTCGGTCCATGGGTCGGCCAAGCCCCGGCCCGCAGGCCGTCGGGCCGATTCGGCGGGAACCGGACGTCGCAGCGTGA
- a CDS encoding acyl-CoA dehydrogenase family protein: MAASPAVQPANDPNDFVALAKDAAAGAKALVAEATARVKARVTGPEGKLDAGALEREQHAAHGLSWLATYGEAVRELADYAERLQGEGSFGETEALLVKIGIGEYLDQMFGGIPMSQGEMVRPTALGFTAAELAGLRTPAIDAMVAEGNTPANRAALVAKIREATSAGAATIGASGLDEDMEAIRSEMRRFGKAEVVEQAHEWHLENAYIPMSIIEKMAELGVFGLTIPEEYGGMGMPKAAMCVVSEELSRAYIGVGSLGTRSEIAAELILCGGTEEQKQRFLPGIASGDILPTAVFTEPNTGSDLASLRTKAVKDGDQWKISGNKTWITHPVRADIMTVLVRTKPEEKGHRGLSMLIAEKPRGTDEEPFPVEGLSGGEIEVLGYRGMKEYELSFEDFAVPANNLLGEIEGKGFAQLMQTFESARIQTAARAIGVAQSALDIGLRYAEERVQFGKALVEFPRVADKLAMMAVEINIARQLTYFSAREKDEGKRCDLEAGMAKLLGARVAWAAADNALQIHGGNGFALEYKISRVLCDARILSIFEGAAEIQAQVIARRLLEQ, encoded by the coding sequence ATGGCAGCTTCCCCCGCCGTCCAGCCCGCCAACGACCCGAACGATTTCGTCGCCCTGGCCAAGGACGCCGCCGCGGGCGCCAAGGCCCTCGTCGCCGAGGCGACCGCCCGCGTGAAGGCGCGCGTGACGGGCCCCGAGGGCAAGCTCGACGCGGGCGCGCTGGAGCGCGAGCAGCACGCCGCCCACGGCCTCTCCTGGCTCGCCACCTACGGCGAGGCGGTGCGCGAACTCGCCGACTACGCCGAGCGGCTTCAGGGCGAGGGCAGCTTCGGCGAGACCGAGGCGCTGCTCGTGAAGATCGGCATCGGCGAATATCTCGACCAGATGTTCGGCGGCATCCCGATGAGCCAGGGCGAGATGGTCCGCCCGACCGCGCTCGGCTTCACCGCCGCCGAACTCGCCGGTCTGCGCACGCCGGCGATCGACGCCATGGTGGCCGAGGGCAACACGCCCGCCAACCGCGCCGCGCTGGTGGCCAAGATCCGCGAGGCCACGAGCGCAGGTGCGGCGACCATCGGCGCTTCGGGCCTCGACGAGGACATGGAGGCGATCCGCTCCGAGATGCGCCGCTTCGGCAAGGCCGAGGTGGTGGAACAGGCCCATGAGTGGCACCTCGAGAACGCCTACATCCCGATGTCGATCATCGAGAAGATGGCCGAACTCGGCGTGTTCGGCCTCACCATCCCCGAGGAATACGGCGGCATGGGCATGCCCAAGGCCGCGATGTGCGTGGTCTCGGAGGAGCTGTCGCGCGCCTATATCGGCGTCGGCTCGCTCGGCACCCGCTCGGAGATCGCCGCCGAACTGATCCTGTGCGGTGGCACGGAGGAGCAGAAGCAGCGATTCCTGCCGGGCATCGCCAGCGGCGACATCCTGCCGACCGCCGTCTTCACCGAGCCGAACACCGGCTCCGACCTCGCGAGCTTGCGCACCAAGGCCGTCAAGGACGGCGACCAGTGGAAGATCTCGGGCAACAAGACCTGGATCACCCACCCCGTGCGCGCCGACATCATGACCGTGCTCGTGCGCACCAAGCCCGAAGAGAAGGGCCACCGCGGCCTCTCGATGCTCATCGCCGAGAAGCCCCGCGGCACGGACGAGGAGCCCTTCCCGGTCGAGGGCCTGTCGGGCGGCGAGATCGAAGTGCTCGGCTACCGCGGCATGAAGGAGTACGAACTCTCCTTCGAGGATTTCGCGGTGCCGGCCAACAACCTGCTCGGCGAGATCGAGGGCAAGGGGTTCGCCCAGCTCATGCAGACCTTCGAGTCGGCCCGCATCCAGACCGCGGCCCGCGCCATCGGCGTGGCGCAGTCGGCCCTCGATATCGGCCTGCGCTACGCCGAGGAGCGGGTGCAGTTCGGCAAGGCGCTGGTCGAGTTCCCGCGGGTGGCCGACAAGCTCGCGATGATGGCGGTGGAGATCAACATCGCCCGCCAGCTCACCTACTTCTCCGCCCGCGAGAAGGACGAGGGCAAGCGCTGCGACCTCGAGGCCGGCATGGCCAAGCTGCTGGGCGCCCGCGTCGCCTGGGCGGCGGCCGACAACGCCCTGCAGATCCACGGCGGCAACGGCTTCGCGCTGGAATACAAGATCAGCCGCGTGCTCTGCGACGCGCGCATCCTCTCGATCTTCGAGGGTGCCGCCGAGATCCAGGCCCAGGTCATCGCCCGGCGCCTGCTGGAGCAATAA
- a CDS encoding DMT family transporter produces the protein MSSLLSSLIPAAFVLIWASGFVAARYVAPYAEPLAFVALRLALVALVLAGIAFVLRARWPRKGAGWRDGMVAGVLMQGIYVAGVFWSVHRGLPAGIAALVGSLQPLLTAAASQPLLGERVAPRRWAGIGLGFLGAGLVLAPKLGAVDAAGIPPDALAVCLTAMLAMTAGTLWQKRKGAGADLVTNACLQFIGGTAFAIPLALIAGETHLSPSLPLGLGMAWSVLVNSVGGILLLLALIRRGAVAGVASLLFLVPPVSAAIAYVMFGEALTPVQIAGMVVAAAGVGLASGPQTRATR, from the coding sequence ATGTCGAGCCTTCTTTCCAGCCTGATCCCGGCCGCCTTCGTGCTGATCTGGGCGAGCGGTTTCGTCGCCGCACGCTACGTGGCGCCCTATGCCGAGCCGCTGGCCTTCGTCGCCCTGCGGCTGGCCCTGGTCGCGCTCGTTCTGGCCGGCATCGCCTTCGTCCTGCGCGCCCGATGGCCCCGCAAGGGCGCCGGCTGGCGCGACGGGATGGTCGCGGGCGTGCTGATGCAGGGCATCTATGTCGCCGGGGTGTTCTGGTCGGTGCATCGCGGCCTGCCCGCCGGCATCGCCGCGCTGGTCGGCAGCCTCCAGCCGCTCCTCACCGCGGCCGCCTCGCAGCCGCTGCTCGGCGAGCGGGTCGCGCCGCGACGCTGGGCGGGCATCGGGCTCGGCTTCCTCGGCGCGGGGCTGGTGCTCGCGCCGAAGCTCGGGGCGGTCGATGCCGCCGGCATCCCGCCGGACGCGCTCGCGGTGTGCCTCACCGCGATGTTGGCCATGACGGCGGGCACGCTGTGGCAGAAGCGCAAGGGCGCGGGCGCCGACCTCGTCACCAATGCCTGCCTGCAATTCATCGGCGGCACCGCCTTCGCGATCCCGCTCGCTCTGATCGCCGGCGAGACGCATCTGAGCCCGAGCCTGCCGCTCGGCCTCGGCATGGCGTGGTCGGTCCTCGTCAACTCCGTCGGCGGCATCCTGCTGCTGCTGGCGCTGATCCGGCGCGGCGCGGTGGCCGGCGTCGCCTCGCTGCTCTTCCTCGTGCCGCCGGTTTCGGCGGCGATCGCCTACGTGATGTTCGGCGAGGCGCTGACCCCGGTGCAGATCGCCGGCATGGTGGTGGCGGCCGCCGGCGTCGGCTTGGCGAGCGGACCTCAGACTCGCGCAACACGGTGA
- a CDS encoding YihY/virulence factor BrkB family protein, translating to MERPASTQPKKPSPPLSRLKKILDVTGIAAQRFVAHDGWAIASHIALSMLTSLFPFLILLAALAGLIGSKSLADEAGTLIFDAVPREVAKPIVGEVHRLLTEQRGGVLTIGALLALYFSSSGVESLRVGLNRAYGIREMRPWWLTRLESIAYVVCGAFAMLAFALLVVLGPLIWRQLVFVAPGLEPLALTVAIGRIGVTAFLIALVLVIAHKFVAAGRRPVLAVLPGIAVTLGLWFLAGLGFGYYLDRFSNAYASTYGGLATAMIFLVFLYWLAAMFLFGGEVNGTVIAARRQRLQGRMRARQAEAARVSAHPLP from the coding sequence ATGGAGCGGCCCGCCTCGACTCAGCCGAAGAAGCCGTCTCCTCCCTTGAGCCGCCTAAAAAAGATTCTCGACGTGACGGGCATCGCCGCGCAGCGCTTCGTCGCCCATGACGGCTGGGCGATCGCCAGCCACATCGCGCTGTCGATGCTGACCTCGCTGTTCCCGTTCCTGATCCTGCTCGCGGCGCTCGCCGGCCTGATCGGCAGCAAGTCGCTGGCGGACGAGGCCGGCACGCTGATCTTCGACGCGGTGCCGCGGGAGGTCGCCAAACCCATCGTCGGCGAGGTCCACCGCCTGCTCACCGAGCAGCGCGGCGGCGTGCTGACGATCGGCGCGCTGCTGGCGCTCTACTTCTCGTCCTCCGGGGTCGAGTCGCTGCGGGTCGGTCTCAACCGCGCCTACGGCATCCGCGAGATGCGGCCGTGGTGGCTCACCCGGCTCGAATCGATTGCCTACGTCGTCTGCGGCGCCTTCGCGATGCTGGCCTTCGCGCTGCTCGTGGTGCTCGGGCCGTTGATCTGGCGCCAGCTCGTCTTCGTCGCGCCGGGGCTGGAGCCGCTGGCGCTCACCGTTGCCATCGGCCGCATCGGCGTCACCGCCTTCCTGATCGCGCTGGTGCTGGTGATCGCGCACAAATTCGTCGCGGCCGGGCGGCGGCCGGTGCTGGCGGTGCTGCCGGGCATCGCCGTGACGCTGGGCCTGTGGTTCCTCGCCGGCCTCGGCTTCGGCTACTATCTCGACCGCTTCTCGAACGCCTACGCCTCGACCTACGGGGGCCTCGCCACCGCGATGATCTTCCTCGTGTTCCTCTACTGGCTGGCGGCGATGTTCCTGTTCGGCGGCGAGGTGAACGGCACGGTCATCGCGGCGCGGCGTCAGCGGCTTCAGGGGCGGATGCGGGCGCGGCAGGCGGAAGCGGCGCGGGTGAGCGCGCATCCGCTGCCGTGA
- the cysN gene encoding sulfate adenylyltransferase subunit CysN yields MTIHQSPEAFGYDAFLRQHQNKEVLRFITCGSVDDGKSTLIGRLLHDTKQIFDDQVTALQRDSRKHGTQGGEVDLALLVDGLQAEREQGITIDVAYRFFSTDRRSFIVADTPGHEQYTRNMATGASTADVAVILVDARHGLTRQTRRHALLVSLLGIRRVALAINKMDLVGWSQDKFEAIVSGFQAFAAPLNFIEVRAIPLSAKNGDNVVLPGAAATWYTDVPLLRYLEDVPVKSEERAAAFRMPVQWVNRPNSDFRGFSGLIASGSVAPGDAVTVAPSGKTSTIARIFTADGDLERASEGQSVTLVLADEIDASRGAVIATSDAPLTLTDSLDVRLFWAAESDLAPGANLWAKVGTQTVNAVVKAVHRRIDPETGQAGPADKLAVNDIGDVTLTLDRQIAVDPYAENRDTGSLILIDRETTDTAALGLVQTVVASARASAPAPSETTSQEPARNGGLLAGIKRLFGR; encoded by the coding sequence ATGACCATCCATCAGTCTCCGGAAGCGTTCGGCTACGACGCCTTCCTGCGCCAGCACCAGAACAAGGAAGTCTTGCGCTTCATCACCTGCGGCTCGGTCGATGACGGCAAGTCCACCTTGATCGGGCGGCTGCTGCACGACACCAAGCAGATCTTCGACGATCAGGTGACGGCGCTCCAGCGCGATTCGCGCAAGCATGGCACGCAAGGGGGCGAGGTCGATCTCGCGCTGCTGGTCGACGGTCTCCAGGCCGAGCGCGAGCAGGGCATCACCATCGATGTGGCCTACCGCTTCTTCTCGACCGACCGGCGCTCGTTCATCGTCGCCGACACCCCCGGCCACGAGCAGTACACCCGCAACATGGCGACCGGCGCCTCGACCGCCGACGTCGCCGTGATCCTGGTCGATGCCCGCCACGGGCTGACCCGCCAGACTCGGCGCCACGCGCTGCTCGTCTCGCTACTTGGCATCCGCCGCGTCGCGCTCGCCATCAACAAGATGGATCTCGTCGGTTGGTCGCAAGACAAGTTCGAGGCGATCGTCTCCGGCTTCCAGGCCTTTGCCGCGCCGCTGAACTTCATCGAGGTGCGGGCGATCCCGCTCTCGGCCAAGAACGGCGACAACGTCGTGCTGCCGGGTGCCGCCGCGACTTGGTACACGGACGTTCCGCTGCTGCGCTACCTTGAGGACGTCCCGGTGAAGTCGGAGGAGCGCGCCGCCGCCTTCCGCATGCCGGTGCAGTGGGTGAACCGCCCGAACTCCGACTTCCGCGGCTTCTCGGGACTGATCGCCTCGGGCTCCGTCGCACCGGGCGATGCCGTCACCGTCGCGCCCTCCGGCAAGACTTCGACGATCGCCCGCATTTTCACCGCCGACGGTGATCTGGAGCGGGCGAGCGAGGGTCAGTCGGTCACGCTGGTGCTGGCCGACGAAATCGATGCCTCGCGCGGCGCGGTGATCGCGACCTCGGACGCGCCCCTGACGCTGACCGACAGCCTCGACGTGCGCCTGTTCTGGGCCGCCGAATCCGATCTTGCCCCCGGCGCCAACCTCTGGGCGAAGGTCGGCACGCAGACCGTCAACGCGGTGGTGAAGGCGGTGCACCGCCGGATCGATCCGGAGACCGGACAGGCCGGCCCCGCCGACAAGCTCGCGGTCAACGATATCGGCGACGTGACGCTGACCCTCGACCGGCAGATCGCCGTCGATCCCTATGCCGAGAACCGCGACACCGGCAGCCTGATCCTGATCGACCGCGAGACCACCGACACGGCCGCGCTCGGCCTCGTCCAGACCGTCGTGGCCTCGGCCAGGGCATCCGCCCCGGCCCCGTCCGAGACGACGTCGCAGGAGCCCGCCCGCAACGGCGGCCTGCTCGCCGGAATCAAGCGGCTGTTCGGCAGGTAA
- the cysD gene encoding sulfate adenylyltransferase subunit CysD, giving the protein MSAAVAAPARTRLTHLQRLEAESIHIFREAVAEAENPVMLYSIGKDSSVLLHLALKAFAPGRLPFPLMHIDTTWKFREMIAFRDRRAKELGLELIVHTNQDGLAKGIGPVSHGSEVHTDVMKTQALRQALDKYKYDVAFGGARRDEEASRAKERIVSLRNGQHRWDPKRQRAEPWHLYNFKKRRGESFRVFPLSNWTELDIWLYIEQENIPIVPLYFAAERPVVERDGQLIMVDDERFPLEPGETPELRQVRFRTLGCYPLTGAVESPAATLPEIIGETLAARTSERQGRVIDKDGAGAMERKKQEGYF; this is encoded by the coding sequence ATGAGCGCTGCCGTCGCCGCGCCCGCGCGCACCCGCCTGACGCATCTCCAGCGTCTGGAGGCCGAGAGCATCCACATCTTCCGGGAGGCGGTCGCCGAGGCCGAGAACCCGGTGATGCTCTACTCGATCGGCAAGGATTCGTCGGTGCTGCTGCACTTGGCGCTGAAGGCCTTCGCGCCGGGGCGCCTGCCGTTCCCCCTGATGCACATCGACACGACCTGGAAGTTCCGCGAGATGATCGCCTTCCGCGATCGGCGCGCCAAGGAACTCGGCCTCGAACTCATCGTGCACACGAATCAGGACGGGCTCGCCAAGGGCATCGGCCCGGTCAGCCACGGCTCGGAAGTGCACACCGACGTGATGAAGACGCAGGCCCTGCGGCAGGCGCTCGACAAGTACAAATACGACGTGGCCTTCGGCGGCGCCCGCCGGGACGAGGAGGCGAGCCGCGCCAAGGAGCGCATCGTGAGCTTGCGCAACGGCCAGCACCGCTGGGACCCGAAGCGCCAGCGCGCCGAGCCCTGGCACCTCTACAATTTCAAGAAGCGGCGCGGCGAGAGTTTTCGCGTGTTCCCGCTGTCCAACTGGACCGAACTGGATATCTGGCTCTACATCGAGCAGGAAAACATTCCGATCGTCCCGCTCTACTTCGCCGCCGAGCGGCCGGTCGTCGAGCGCGACGGCCAGCTCATCATGGTCGATGACGAACGCTTTCCGCTGGAACCGGGCGAGACCCCGGAGCTGCGACAAGTCCGGTTCCGTACGCTCGGCTGCTACCCGCTGACCGGCGCGGTCGAGAGTCCGGCTGCGACCCTGCCGGAGATCATCGGCGAGACGCTGGCCGCCCGCACCTCGGAGCGCCAGGGCCGGGTCATCGACAAGGACGGCGCCGGCGCCATGGAGCGCAAGAAGCAGGAGGGCTACTTCTGA
- a CDS encoding phosphoadenylyl-sulfate reductase yields MTAALVRAAGDLAEAMAGLDLRGRIRLVEDRIPGRLVFTTSLGIEDQALTHALALNKGRTEIVTLDTGRLYPETYDVWTETEAAYGIRIRAYAPERVAEEEFVAREGINGFRHSIAARQACCGFRKVEPLGRALTGAAAWFTGLRAGQSANRADTPLAEADEGRGLIKVNPLADWSRADVDRFVRDNFIPYNTLHDRGFPSIGCAPCTRAVKVGEDERAGRWWWEQESKKECGLHLHRPDGDVAPGQEAAAFEEPASAATSREHRRELV; encoded by the coding sequence ATGACCGCTGCTCTCGTCCGAGCGGCCGGGGACCTCGCCGAAGCCATGGCGGGGCTGGACCTCCGGGGGCGCATCCGCCTCGTCGAGGACCGCATCCCGGGCCGGCTCGTCTTCACCACAAGCCTCGGCATCGAGGATCAGGCGCTCACGCACGCGCTCGCCCTGAACAAGGGCCGCACCGAGATCGTCACGCTCGATACCGGCCGCCTCTACCCCGAGACCTACGACGTCTGGACCGAGACGGAGGCTGCCTACGGCATCCGCATCCGCGCCTATGCGCCGGAGCGGGTGGCCGAGGAGGAGTTCGTCGCGCGCGAGGGCATCAACGGCTTTCGCCACTCGATCGCCGCGCGGCAGGCCTGCTGCGGCTTCCGCAAGGTCGAACCGTTGGGCCGGGCGCTCACCGGCGCGGCGGCGTGGTTCACGGGACTTCGCGCCGGGCAATCCGCCAACCGCGCGGACACGCCGCTGGCGGAGGCCGACGAGGGCCGCGGGCTGATCAAGGTCAACCCGCTCGCCGACTGGTCGCGCGCCGACGTCGATCGCTTCGTGCGCGACAACTTCATTCCCTACAACACGCTGCACGATCGCGGCTTCCCCTCGATCGGCTGCGCGCCCTGCACCCGCGCCGTCAAGGTCGGCGAGGATGAGCGGGCCGGCCGCTGGTGGTGGGAGCAGGAATCCAAGAAAGAGTGCGGCCTGCACCTGCACAGGCCGGACGGTGACGTGGCGCCCGGACAGGAGGCCGCGGCCTTCGAGGAACCGGCGAGCGCCGCGACCTCACGCGAACACAGAAGGGAACTGGTCTGA
- a CDS encoding Lrp/AsnC family transcriptional regulator: protein MDSIDLKILALLQKDATLSIAAIGEQVGLSQTPCWKRIQRLEADGVIDRRVAVLDPVKLGLGLTVFVSIETSDHSKDWLEQFADRIAAMPEVLEFYRMAGDVDYMLRVVVADMAAYDTFYKNLIATLPLKNVTSRFAMEKVKSTTALPLPAPPPRGRAEPRLAVVGE, encoded by the coding sequence TTGGACTCGATCGACCTGAAGATCCTCGCGCTTCTGCAGAAGGACGCCACCCTCTCCATCGCCGCCATCGGCGAGCAGGTCGGGCTGTCGCAGACCCCGTGCTGGAAGCGGATCCAGCGTCTCGAGGCCGACGGCGTGATCGACCGGCGCGTCGCCGTGCTCGATCCGGTGAAGCTCGGACTCGGCCTCACCGTCTTCGTTTCCATCGAAACATCCGACCATTCCAAGGACTGGCTGGAGCAATTCGCCGATCGGATCGCGGCGATGCCGGAGGTGCTCGAATTTTACCGCATGGCCGGTGACGTCGATTACATGCTGCGCGTCGTCGTGGCCGACATGGCCGCCTACGACACGTTCTATAAGAACCTGATCGCGACCCTGCCTCTCAAGAACGTGACCTCGCGCTTCGCCATGGAAAAGGTGAAGTCGACGACCGCCCTGCCGTTGCCGGCGCCGCCCCCGCGGGGACGGGCCGAGCCGCGGCTGGCAGTGGTCGGAGAATAA